A region of uncultured Anaeromusa sp. DNA encodes the following proteins:
- a CDS encoding DUF188 domain-containing protein, translating to MKLIIDADACPKAVLACCLQEGKRYGLAVVTVASFNHQIVSDQHITVGNASQEADLKIVNLTETNDVVVTQDWGLAALVLAKKARCLSPSGSEYKPEKMEFLLEEREVKAKVRRGGGRTKGPRKRQAEDDAHFAEALERLLLQLTSDVNS from the coding sequence ATGAAGCTGATTATTGATGCCGACGCCTGTCCCAAAGCGGTACTTGCTTGCTGTTTGCAAGAAGGAAAACGTTATGGCCTGGCGGTTGTAACGGTGGCAAGTTTTAACCATCAGATTGTTTCCGATCAGCATATCACGGTAGGTAACGCTTCTCAAGAAGCGGACCTGAAGATCGTGAATTTGACAGAAACGAATGACGTGGTTGTTACCCAAGACTGGGGTTTGGCGGCGCTGGTGCTGGCCAAGAAAGCCCGCTGTTTGAGCCCGAGCGGGAGTGAATACAAGCCAGAGAAAATGGAATTTTTGCTGGAGGAGAGGGAGGTAAAAGCGAAAGTGCGCCGAGGTGGCGGACGGACGAAGGGACCGCGCAAACGCCAAGCGGAAGATGACGCTCATTTTGCAGAGGCATTGGAACGATTGTTGCTGCAGCTGACGAGTGATGTGAATTCGTAA
- a CDS encoding type II asparaginase, producing MRKRGIAIVAMICMVLLSATVVFAAEAPQKLPNIKILATGGTIAGSAASNTQMTGYTAGAIGIQVLMDAVPQMKDYANVSGEQVCKISSNNMTDAIWLQIGKRINILLAQDDVDGIVLTHGTDTLEETAYFLNLVVKSDKPVVIVGSMRPATAISADGPVNLLNAVRLAASKEARGKGVLIAMNDEINGARDATKTNTTHVETFKSPELGYMGYMNNGKPCFYRESTRKHTSQTEFDLTGITKLPYVKIVYSHAGDDRVLVDAAVAAGAQGIIHAGTGNGSIHEAAEAGLVDAQKNGVVIVRSSRTGNGTVTNSIPRWDSEHFLKSDSLNPQKARILLMLALTKTQDLGEIQRMFDEY from the coding sequence ATGAGAAAAAGAGGGATTGCCATAGTAGCCATGATTTGCATGGTTCTGTTAAGTGCGACTGTGGTTTTTGCAGCGGAGGCGCCGCAAAAGCTGCCGAATATTAAGATCTTGGCAACAGGAGGAACCATCGCCGGTAGCGCGGCTTCAAACACGCAGATGACAGGATATACGGCAGGCGCTATTGGTATTCAGGTATTGATGGACGCGGTTCCGCAGATGAAAGACTATGCCAACGTTAGTGGAGAACAAGTCTGTAAGATTAGCAGCAACAACATGACAGACGCGATTTGGCTGCAAATAGGCAAACGAATCAATATACTGTTGGCGCAAGATGATGTAGATGGTATTGTACTTACCCATGGTACGGATACGTTGGAAGAAACAGCGTATTTCTTGAATTTGGTGGTCAAGAGCGATAAGCCTGTGGTGATTGTGGGCTCGATGCGTCCGGCTACTGCAATTAGTGCGGACGGACCGGTTAATTTACTGAATGCGGTGCGGTTAGCTGCGTCGAAGGAAGCTCGAGGCAAAGGTGTCTTGATTGCTATGAATGATGAAATCAATGGAGCTAGAGATGCAACCAAAACAAATACCACTCATGTGGAAACTTTTAAATCTCCTGAGTTGGGCTATATGGGCTATATGAATAATGGCAAACCTTGTTTTTATCGGGAAAGCACACGGAAGCACACAAGCCAAACGGAGTTTGATCTAACTGGAATTACAAAATTGCCGTATGTTAAAATTGTCTACAGCCATGCTGGTGATGATAGGGTATTAGTGGATGCAGCGGTGGCGGCAGGGGCGCAAGGAATTATTCATGCAGGCACTGGCAATGGCAGCATTCATGAAGCGGCGGAAGCTGGCCTAGTGGATGCCCAGAAAAACGGTGTGGTAATTGTTAGAAGCTCTCGCACTGGTAATGGTACTGTCACCAATTCTATACCCAGATGGGATAGTGAACATTTTTTGAAGTCGGACAGCTTGAATCCGCAAAAGGCCAGAATTTTACTTATGCTAGCCTTGACTAAGACGCAGGATTTGGGCGAGATCCAAAGAATGTTTGATGAATATTAA
- a CDS encoding MarR family transcriptional regulator, whose amino-acid sequence MLTHQFLREVGAVARCVQSLSDVTFKKLTLQRGQFVFLTRICENPGIHLLELSHLLKVDKATTTKAVQKLEAEGYVRKVQNLEDKRMYQLFPTVRAEEAYPELIAEENRYLACCFAGMTKEEQVLAETLLRRIRENIEAEWLEWKTGKGGKAHENS is encoded by the coding sequence ATGCTAACTCATCAATTTTTGCGGGAAGTCGGCGCTGTCGCCCGGTGCGTGCAGTCTCTCAGCGATGTAACCTTTAAAAAGCTTACGTTGCAGCGAGGGCAATTTGTTTTCTTGACTCGCATCTGCGAAAATCCGGGCATTCACCTGCTGGAGCTGTCTCATCTTTTAAAAGTAGATAAAGCCACTACGACGAAGGCAGTGCAGAAGCTGGAGGCGGAGGGGTATGTGCGCAAGGTGCAAAACCTGGAAGATAAACGAATGTATCAGTTATTCCCGACCGTACGGGCGGAGGAGGCGTATCCGGAGCTGATTGCCGAGGAAAATCGCTATCTTGCCTGTTGCTTTGCGGGAATGACTAAGGAAGAACAGGTGTTAGCAGAAACGCTTCTGCGGCGTATCCGTGAAAATATCGAAGCCGAGTGGCTGGAATGGAAGACAGGCAAAGGAGGAAAGGCACATGAAAATTCGTGA
- a CDS encoding GNAT family N-acetyltransferase, with product MKIREYQLEDQQGVLDLILPIQQKEFDIAITKEDQPDLCQVSSFYQTGKGNFWVAEDNGVVVGTIALIDIGEGQGALRKMFVHKDYRGAKQTAKKLLDVLLNWSRGQGLQEIYLGTTDKFLAAHRFYEKNGFAELCKEQLPAAFPVMKVDSRFYRYTV from the coding sequence ATGAAAATTCGTGAATATCAGCTAGAGGACCAGCAAGGGGTACTGGATTTGATTTTGCCCATTCAACAGAAAGAGTTTGATATTGCCATTACCAAGGAAGACCAACCAGATTTGTGCCAAGTGAGTTCCTTTTATCAAACAGGGAAAGGGAATTTTTGGGTGGCTGAAGATAACGGCGTTGTAGTGGGAACCATCGCGCTGATCGACATTGGCGAAGGGCAAGGGGCGCTGCGTAAGATGTTCGTGCACAAAGACTATCGAGGTGCTAAGCAAACGGCAAAAAAGCTGTTGGATGTCCTGTTGAACTGGTCGAGAGGGCAAGGTTTGCAGGAAATCTATCTAGGCACAACTGACAAATTTTTGGCGGCGCACCGTTTTTATGAGAAAAATGGTTTTGCAGAGTTGTGCAAAGAACAACTTCCTGCTGCGTTTCCGGTAATGAAGGTGGACAGTCGGTTTTATCGATATACCGTATAA
- a CDS encoding PLP-dependent aminotransferase family protein: protein MNAMTDPCSPTSFSFSKRTDALKASEIREILKITEREEVISFAGGLPAPELFPVEELKKVSIQVLEEAGQKALQYSTTEGYEPLRRQIAQRMQQKFRTSFQSDDILITSGSQQALDLLGKVFLDEDDVVLCESPTYLAALSAFRAYRPRFIEVPTDEEGMVPEALERILKTTERIKFAYVIPDFQNPTGKTWSPSRRQAFMKLVNKYRLPVIEDNPYGELRFENAIPPSLQTLDQQGLVICLGTFSKIFCPGMRIGWIAAHPEIRNKCVLLKQGVDLCTSLKTQMEISRFIDQYDFEARIQKIVAVYRQRRNAMLLALDDFLPAGVTFTRPEGGLFLWLQLPASIKAMELLHDCLAQNVAFVPGDSFFPNGGVTNTLRLNYSNTSEEQIREGVRRLAQAIKERIRNSE from the coding sequence ATGAACGCCATGACCGATCCCTGTTCCCCGACATCATTTTCTTTTTCTAAACGCACTGACGCCTTAAAAGCATCCGAAATCCGAGAAATTCTAAAAATCACAGAACGAGAAGAAGTCATTTCTTTTGCCGGCGGCCTGCCGGCGCCGGAACTATTTCCCGTGGAAGAATTAAAAAAGGTATCAATACAGGTATTAGAAGAGGCCGGGCAAAAGGCATTGCAGTATTCCACCACCGAAGGCTATGAGCCGCTGCGCCGCCAGATCGCCCAACGCATGCAGCAGAAATTTCGTACTTCCTTCCAAAGCGACGATATTCTGATTACCTCCGGCTCGCAACAAGCCTTGGATTTATTAGGAAAGGTATTCCTCGATGAGGACGACGTCGTACTCTGCGAAAGCCCGACTTATTTGGCGGCTCTCAGCGCCTTTCGCGCCTATCGCCCCCGTTTTATTGAAGTCCCCACTGATGAAGAAGGCATGGTTCCTGAAGCCTTGGAACGCATCTTAAAAACTACCGAGCGCATTAAATTTGCGTACGTCATTCCAGATTTTCAAAACCCAACGGGAAAAACCTGGTCGCCTTCACGGCGCCAGGCTTTCATGAAGCTTGTCAATAAATATCGTCTGCCGGTCATTGAAGACAACCCTTACGGGGAACTGCGCTTCGAAAACGCAATCCCGCCGTCCTTGCAAACCCTGGATCAGCAGGGTCTGGTTATCTGCTTAGGCACGTTCTCCAAAATCTTCTGCCCTGGCATGCGCATCGGTTGGATTGCCGCCCATCCGGAAATTAGAAACAAGTGCGTACTTCTTAAACAAGGCGTTGATTTGTGCACCTCTTTAAAAACGCAAATGGAAATTTCCCGCTTTATCGATCAGTATGATTTTGAAGCTCGCATTCAAAAGATTGTCGCGGTGTACCGCCAGCGACGCAACGCCATGCTCCTGGCGCTGGACGACTTTTTGCCCGCCGGAGTCACCTTTACCCGCCCCGAAGGAGGTCTGTTCCTTTGGTTGCAGTTGCCGGCGTCGATCAAGGCCATGGAACTTTTGCATGATTGTTTAGCCCAAAATGTCGCGTTTGTCCCAGGCGATTCGTTCTTCCCGAACGGCGGTGTCACTAACACTCTGCGCCTCAATTACTCCAACACTTCTGAAGAGCAGATCCGCGAAGGAGTGCGCCGCTTGGCGCAGGCGATAAAAGAGCGCATAAGAAACTCAGAGTAA
- a CDS encoding amidohydrolase: MDKKIAMLAEFLEEKTIQRRRDLHKYPETGWTEYRTASLVIQELRALGYEVAVGKDVLHEESRMGVPDVDALAAHAKRAVAEGADPNLVAQMEGGHTAVVGTLRFSRPGPVVALRFDMDCNDVAETAATEHRPCQKGFSSIHPGLMHACGHDVHTSVGLGVAEILASLQEELAGTVKLIFQPAEEGTRGAKAIVDKGVVDDVDYMLGAHTGEASVGSIACHVGHFLATSKFDAVFTGVPSHAGGAPECGKNAMMAAATAALNIQGISRHSQGVSRVNVGVLTAGSGRNVIPGQALLKVETRGETSEIDDFVRTAAYRILQGAAQMYDIDVAITKAGGAASAENSPALSERLERLGRKLSIFDKIVPSHALNGSEDFSYYMQRVQQKGGQAAFVIYGAAAAAAYHNSAFDVDEACLRKAMQFMANAAAELLCEKEKTLLK, from the coding sequence ATGGATAAAAAAATAGCAATGTTAGCGGAGTTCTTGGAAGAAAAGACGATACAGCGGCGGAGGGATTTGCACAAATACCCCGAAACAGGCTGGACGGAATACCGTACAGCTTCCTTGGTGATTCAGGAACTGCGCGCATTAGGGTATGAGGTAGCGGTTGGCAAGGACGTGCTGCATGAGGAAAGCCGCATGGGCGTGCCGGATGTCGATGCGTTGGCGGCGCATGCTAAACGGGCGGTGGCGGAAGGCGCGGATCCCAACCTTGTAGCGCAAATGGAAGGCGGGCATACAGCGGTAGTGGGAACGCTGCGTTTTTCCAGGCCCGGGCCGGTTGTGGCGTTGCGTTTTGACATGGATTGCAATGACGTCGCGGAAACGGCGGCGACAGAACATCGCCCCTGTCAAAAAGGATTTTCCTCTATTCATCCGGGCTTGATGCACGCCTGCGGTCATGACGTGCATACGTCTGTAGGGCTGGGAGTGGCGGAAATCTTGGCGTCCTTGCAAGAAGAGCTGGCGGGGACGGTGAAATTGATTTTTCAGCCGGCCGAAGAAGGAACGCGTGGCGCTAAAGCGATTGTGGATAAAGGCGTAGTAGATGACGTGGACTATATGCTGGGAGCACATACCGGAGAAGCGTCGGTGGGCAGTATTGCCTGTCATGTAGGGCATTTCTTGGCGACAAGCAAATTTGATGCGGTCTTTACCGGCGTACCGTCTCATGCAGGAGGCGCGCCGGAGTGCGGTAAGAACGCCATGATGGCGGCGGCGACGGCGGCTTTGAACATCCAGGGCATCTCCCGGCATAGCCAAGGAGTATCGCGGGTGAATGTAGGTGTTTTGACGGCTGGGAGCGGCCGTAATGTTATTCCCGGGCAGGCGTTGCTTAAGGTGGAGACGCGAGGAGAAACATCTGAGATCGACGATTTTGTGCGCACGGCGGCGTACCGCATTTTGCAGGGAGCAGCGCAAATGTATGATATTGACGTTGCCATTACCAAAGCTGGCGGTGCGGCCAGTGCAGAAAATTCCCCGGCGCTGTCAGAACGGCTGGAGCGCTTAGGGCGCAAACTGAGTATCTTTGATAAAATTGTGCCGTCTCATGCGCTCAATGGTAGTGAGGATTTTTCTTACTATATGCAGCGCGTACAGCAAAAAGGAGGCCAAGCGGCTTTTGTCATTTACGGCGCGGCCGCGGCGGCAGCGTATCATAATTCAGCCTTCGACGTCGACGAAGCGTGCCTAAGAAAAGCGATGCAGTTCATGGCCAACGCGGCGGCGGAATTGCTGTGCGAAAAAGAAAAAACGCTTTTGAAGTAG
- a CDS encoding MurR/RpiR family transcriptional regulator: MALFSRIRLQSNQFTSAQERIVRYLKENDKEALTLPINELAKRCQVGDATVIRFYRLLGYENYAMFRIALAQELSETDVRPIYEEVETKDGVSDVIRKVIDSTNQGISDLEKQISEVKLEEFANILLQASAIHVLGLGASGVVAQDAMHKLMRLGCKIIAYSDSHLMTIAASIAKPDEVFFAISHSGETTDIVRAIELAKQRGCKTCALTSSIGSSITQLVDVYLLSCTRETKMRSDAMISRIVQLVVIDMLYVLLALQIGDSAMEGVNQSRLALKQCRNATS, encoded by the coding sequence ATGGCTCTCTTTTCTCGTATTCGGTTACAAAGTAATCAATTTACCTCGGCACAGGAGAGAATTGTTCGTTATCTTAAAGAAAACGACAAGGAAGCATTAACCTTGCCTATCAATGAATTAGCAAAGCGTTGCCAGGTGGGGGATGCTACGGTTATTCGTTTTTATAGGCTTCTCGGTTATGAAAATTATGCTATGTTTCGAATCGCTTTGGCGCAAGAGCTGTCGGAAACAGACGTGCGGCCAATCTATGAAGAAGTGGAAACAAAAGATGGAGTTTCGGATGTAATTCGAAAAGTTATTGACTCTACGAATCAAGGTATTTCTGATTTAGAAAAACAAATTTCTGAAGTCAAATTAGAAGAGTTTGCTAATATTTTGCTTCAGGCATCTGCGATTCATGTTTTGGGGTTAGGCGCATCGGGCGTTGTTGCACAAGATGCTATGCATAAGCTGATGCGTTTAGGGTGTAAGATTATTGCCTACTCAGACTCGCATCTCATGACGATTGCTGCATCCATTGCAAAGCCAGATGAAGTTTTTTTTGCCATTTCTCACTCAGGGGAGACAACCGATATTGTTCGTGCTATTGAGCTGGCTAAACAACGCGGATGCAAAACTTGCGCCTTAACAAGTTCGATTGGTTCGAGTATTACCCAATTAGTGGATGTTTATTTGTTGAGTTGCACCCGAGAGACAAAAATGCGTTCTGATGCTATGATTTCTCGTATTGTTCAACTAGTTGTTATTGATATGCTTTATGTCTTATTGGCATTGCAAATAGGAGATTCGGCGATGGAAGGAGTTAATCAGTCTCGTTTGGCGCTGAAACAATGCCGGAATGCAACTTCGTAA
- a CDS encoding four-carbon acid sugar kinase family protein, with amino-acid sequence MNSSRRYMIVIADDLTGANDTGVQFTRQGLQTEVLLDGTALHEGIDAAVIVLDTNSRAIPADEAYRKVQSAAKIADSLGFSHYYKKMDSTLRGNIGVEIKAILDLKLHDFALVMPAFPQNGRTTVGGYYLLNGAPISTTEIARDPKCPVTEAVLPKLLEQQTGFPVGHINFADIAQGQEAVSQAIRRHVADGCRIISCDAWSEEHFALAAKAANEVSDKVLWAGSAGLAECLPLLFGWKEEREEHQPAFVIAGSVSAVTRGQVEKLLAFGYELIELDVAGYLPWQEGQIHPALQQVQDALAQGKRIVLASGYQVGAVASAQKTAEQLGLSSMQVSEHVAQILGWIGAEILQNQDVSGAVLTGGDTAVAVCKALGVTGIRVLEEIAPAIPLGEMTTKEGKKILVVTKAGAFGAPDALVKAVKKLERSR; translated from the coding sequence TTGAATAGTTCTCGTAGATATATGATAGTCATTGCTGATGATCTAACCGGCGCTAATGATACGGGCGTGCAGTTCACACGGCAAGGATTGCAGACAGAAGTTCTATTAGATGGGACAGCTCTTCATGAAGGCATTGATGCGGCTGTTATTGTTCTTGATACGAACAGCCGTGCTATTCCAGCGGATGAAGCATATCGGAAAGTGCAAAGCGCTGCTAAAATAGCCGATTCGCTAGGCTTCTCTCACTATTATAAAAAGATGGACTCCACTTTGCGGGGGAATATTGGTGTTGAAATCAAGGCTATTCTTGATTTGAAATTGCATGATTTTGCACTTGTGATGCCCGCGTTTCCGCAAAATGGACGTACAACGGTAGGCGGGTATTATCTGCTTAATGGTGCGCCGATTTCAACCACGGAAATCGCTCGTGATCCTAAATGTCCAGTGACTGAAGCGGTATTGCCGAAATTGTTGGAACAGCAGACCGGCTTTCCGGTTGGACATATAAACTTTGCGGATATTGCACAAGGCCAGGAAGCGGTTAGCCAAGCTATTCGGCGTCATGTGGCTGACGGTTGCCGTATTATCAGCTGCGATGCATGGAGTGAAGAGCACTTTGCGCTTGCCGCTAAAGCTGCAAACGAAGTATCAGATAAAGTGCTGTGGGCAGGTTCGGCAGGGTTAGCTGAATGTTTGCCACTACTCTTTGGCTGGAAGGAAGAACGAGAAGAACATCAACCCGCATTTGTAATTGCGGGAAGTGTTAGTGCAGTTACGCGCGGGCAAGTAGAAAAGTTGTTGGCTTTTGGGTATGAATTAATTGAATTGGATGTTGCGGGCTATTTGCCATGGCAAGAAGGCCAGATACATCCGGCTTTACAACAAGTTCAAGATGCGTTAGCGCAAGGGAAACGGATTGTTCTTGCATCCGGATATCAAGTTGGTGCGGTTGCATCTGCCCAAAAAACAGCGGAGCAGCTTGGCTTGTCTTCTATGCAAGTCAGTGAACATGTTGCGCAAATTCTTGGATGGATAGGGGCTGAAATTTTGCAAAACCAAGATGTTTCTGGCGCTGTATTGACCGGCGGAGATACTGCGGTAGCGGTATGTAAAGCACTGGGTGTTACGGGTATCCGAGTGTTGGAAGAAATAGCCCCAGCTATACCGCTTGGTGAAATGACCACCAAAGAAGGAAAAAAAATATTAGTTGTTACTAAAGCTGGAGCTTTTGGCGCTCCTGACGCACTTGTAAAAGCAGTAAAAAAATTAGAACGAAGCAGGTGA
- the pdxA gene encoding 4-hydroxythreonine-4-phosphate dehydrogenase PdxA, with product MENKQLPILAITMGDAAGCGPEIIVKALADQRIYQMCRPLVFGDAKRMTFVRDRLKSSVKIHCVDDAQSGLYQYGTIDVLDFDNVPADLPFGQVDSRAGHAAYTYIEAAVQQALDKQVAAIVTAPINKEALHKGGHKFPGHTEILGELSQTKDYAMMLSSDDLKVIHVTTHVSMRQAADLIKKERVLRIIRLADRTLRLLGLEKPRIAVAGFNAHAGENGLFGREELDDILPAVEAAQKEGIHASGPIPPDTVFFRTVKRKEFDIVVVMYHDQGHIPIKVLGFEEGINVTVGLPFLRTSVDHGTAFDIAGKGIADSASMTAAIDFAAKVAQGAAQQADR from the coding sequence ATGGAAAATAAACAACTTCCTATTCTTGCTATCACAATGGGCGACGCAGCAGGGTGCGGTCCGGAAATTATCGTAAAAGCCTTGGCGGACCAACGGATTTATCAGATGTGTCGGCCGTTAGTATTTGGTGATGCAAAACGCATGACGTTTGTGAGAGATCGGCTAAAGAGTTCTGTGAAGATCCATTGCGTGGACGATGCACAAAGCGGGTTATATCAATATGGAACAATTGATGTATTGGATTTTGATAATGTTCCTGCAGATTTGCCGTTTGGGCAGGTAGACAGCCGGGCTGGGCACGCAGCGTATACGTATATTGAAGCCGCGGTGCAACAGGCGTTGGATAAACAAGTTGCAGCGATTGTTACAGCACCTATCAATAAAGAAGCATTACACAAAGGTGGACATAAGTTTCCTGGGCACACGGAAATTCTTGGCGAACTCAGCCAAACGAAAGACTATGCCATGATGCTTTCCAGCGATGATTTAAAGGTTATTCATGTTACAACGCATGTATCTATGCGACAAGCGGCAGACTTGATCAAAAAAGAGAGAGTTCTGAGAATTATTCGTCTGGCTGATCGGACATTGCGTCTGTTGGGGCTTGAGAAGCCTCGGATTGCTGTGGCGGGGTTTAACGCCCATGCTGGCGAAAATGGCTTGTTTGGTAGGGAAGAACTGGATGATATTTTACCGGCAGTCGAAGCTGCGCAGAAAGAAGGGATTCATGCGAGTGGTCCGATTCCACCGGATACAGTTTTCTTTCGGACAGTAAAGCGCAAAGAATTTGACATTGTTGTTGTTATGTATCATGACCAAGGCCATATTCCCATAAAAGTATTAGGTTTCGAAGAAGGAATTAATGTGACCGTAGGGTTGCCTTTTTTGCGAACCTCTGTTGATCACGGCACAGCCTTTGATATCGCCGGGAAAGGCATTGCTGATAGTGCCAGTATGACAGCGGCTATCGATTTTGCTGCAAAAGTAGCGCAAGGTGCGGCACAACAAGCGGATCGTTAA
- a CDS encoding 2-keto-3-deoxygluconate permease: MQIKKSIERIPGGMMLVPLLLGALINTFFPTIGKTLGSFTNAWMTGALPILSVFFICMGATIDIKSTPYILKKGGALLGSKLLTGATLGIIAAWLIPEGMVEYGMFAGLSVLAIVAAMNDTNGGLYMALIGQFGKSEDAAAYSLMSLESGPFFTMITLGMAGVAAFPLPALIGTILPLVLGMVIGNLDRDMRKFLAQAVPVLIPFFAFGLGNSLNLTTVWKAGLLGILMGVGVVVITGTVLIIVDRLTGGNGVAGIAAATTAGNAAAVPAAIAAIDPAYAPIAPSATMLVATCVIVTAILVPIATAWWAKVVQAKPVEAN; encoded by the coding sequence ATGCAAATCAAGAAATCTATCGAACGAATTCCTGGGGGGATGATGTTAGTTCCATTGCTGCTGGGGGCGCTTATCAACACTTTTTTTCCAACAATCGGCAAAACGCTTGGCTCGTTTACTAATGCGTGGATGACTGGTGCATTACCTATCTTATCTGTTTTTTTCATTTGCATGGGCGCTACGATTGATATCAAATCAACTCCTTATATTTTGAAAAAAGGCGGAGCGTTGTTAGGGTCTAAACTTTTGACCGGAGCGACGTTAGGTATTATTGCCGCTTGGCTGATTCCAGAAGGAATGGTAGAGTACGGCATGTTTGCAGGATTATCGGTGTTAGCTATTGTAGCTGCTATGAATGATACAAATGGCGGTCTTTATATGGCTCTTATTGGTCAATTTGGCAAATCGGAAGATGCGGCGGCATATTCGCTTATGAGCTTGGAATCAGGACCGTTTTTTACTATGATCACATTGGGCATGGCTGGTGTAGCGGCTTTTCCGCTGCCGGCTCTAATTGGTACGATTTTACCGCTTGTGTTAGGTATGGTGATTGGTAATTTAGACCGTGATATGCGTAAATTTCTTGCCCAGGCAGTGCCGGTGTTAATTCCCTTTTTCGCGTTTGGGTTAGGAAATTCGCTTAACTTGACAACCGTGTGGAAGGCGGGGCTACTGGGAATTCTTATGGGTGTTGGAGTTGTAGTGATTACAGGTACCGTCTTAATTATTGTAGATCGCTTGACTGGCGGTAATGGAGTGGCGGGAATTGCTGCTGCCACTACTGCGGGGAATGCAGCAGCGGTACCGGCGGCAATTGCCGCGATTGACCCGGCGTATGCTCCTATTGCTCCGTCGGCCACTATGCTGGTAGCTACCTGTGTTATTGTGACGGCTATACTTGTGCCAATTGCAACGGCCTGGTGGGCTAAAGTGGTACAAGCTAAACCGGTTGAAGCGAACTAA
- the metF gene encoding methylenetetrahydrofolate reductase [NAD(P)H], protein MLIHELFQQKKPVVSFEIFPPKPDSPLESIFQCIEELQQIKPDFISVTYGAGGSTQGRTLEVARHIQDDHGIPALGHLTCVGATPAQSQAVLDDFAAHGIENILALRGDKPKDAPPGPLNCYAQDLVRLIRSRKQPCSIAAAAYPEGHLESPSREEDLKHLKKKVDSGADFLITQIFFDNAMLYRFLDGARAHGIAVPVTAGIMPVFSRSQVERICSLCGASLPPALLLILDKYGHQKESMEEAGLEYASQQIEDLLQHGIEGIHLYTMNRPHLARTLAWNTGLR, encoded by the coding sequence ATGCTGATACACGAACTGTTTCAACAAAAAAAACCGGTTGTTTCCTTTGAGATTTTCCCGCCTAAACCGGATTCGCCGCTGGAATCCATTTTCCAGTGCATCGAAGAGCTGCAGCAAATCAAGCCGGACTTTATCAGCGTCACCTATGGCGCTGGCGGTTCCACCCAGGGACGCACTTTGGAAGTGGCCCGTCATATCCAAGACGACCACGGCATCCCGGCTTTGGGCCATCTTACCTGCGTCGGCGCCACGCCCGCCCAAAGCCAAGCGGTTTTGGACGACTTCGCCGCCCATGGCATCGAGAACATCCTGGCCCTGCGGGGAGATAAACCGAAAGACGCACCGCCCGGCCCCTTAAACTGCTATGCCCAAGACCTCGTCCGTCTTATCCGCAGCCGCAAGCAACCCTGCAGCATCGCTGCGGCTGCTTATCCAGAGGGCCACTTAGAAAGCCCTAGCCGCGAAGAAGATTTAAAACACCTCAAGAAAAAAGTAGACAGCGGCGCTGATTTTCTGATCACCCAGATCTTTTTTGACAACGCCATGCTCTACCGCTTTTTAGACGGCGCTCGCGCCCACGGCATCGCCGTTCCCGTTACCGCCGGTATTATGCCGGTCTTCAGTCGCTCCCAGGTAGAACGCATCTGTTCGCTCTGCGGCGCGTCCCTGCCGCCGGCGCTGCTTCTCATCCTGGATAAATACGGCCACCAGAAGGAATCCATGGAAGAAGCAGGCCTAGAATACGCCAGCCAGCAAATCGAAGACCTCTTGCAGCACGGCATCGAAGGCATTCATCTCTACACCATGAACCGTCCGCATCTGGCGCGCACCTTAGCCTGGAACACGGGACTGCGCTAA